ttacaCTAAGCATGGGTTGTCTGTTTCCTATTTCAACATTTCACTCACATTTACAAGCACAGTAGTTATGTTCATTGTGGTGTCCAGACAGTTCAGCCACCAGCCTTCCCCTGAGGTTTTCACCACTCCAGTGTCCCTCTGGTTCATCCACTGTCCCACCGTCATCGTTTGAATCCGGTGTTTCTTCAATCTGTTTTAGATCAGCATAAGGTGTAGttcaaagaattaaaaaaaaaacgaaccTGCATTTGTCAACccagattctttttttttttgtattgaacaCAGTGTTTTAGTAAAGTTAATTTCTTAACCATAATTGTATACTTAACCTCGACAGTGTCTCTATTGTCAATGCAGATATTGTGTAGAACACAACAACAAGCTATGACTTTGGGGGCAAAGGTGTGGTGGACCTCCAGGGCTTTAAAGAATATCGAGCGCCACCTGGACTTCATGACACCAAAGGCTCTCTCAATAATGCATCTTCCACGAGAAAATACTCGGTTGAACCTGTAGATTGTCGTAATTATTTGCAAAACTGGATAAAATGGTATTGCTATGTACTGTAACAAAAAGCCTACCGCTACAACTGCTAACCTTCGTTTTGCTGGATCATTCACAGGTTCTCGATATGGTGTTATGATGGTTACTGGCTGGCTGAGGCATGGGTACCCACCATCAGCTAAAATGTAATAGCCTTGTGGTGGGTATTTTTGCTGTGTGAAAAAGGGGCTATTTTTCAGCACACGCGAATCATGTACTGACCCTGGATATCCCacaaaaatatccaaaaatctCATTTTGTGGTCACACATGGCCTGGAGATTAATGGAGTGGAAGAGTTTCCTGTTGAGGTAACACACAACATCTTCACTTGGTGTTTTAATCCTGACCTACAAATTATGTagaaaaaaaggggaaaaaacattTCAGTTGTTCCATTGCTTATGTTTTCATCTGTGCAACTCAAAAGTACAATCACAGAAGGCTAGTACAGACACTTAAAAGTTTAGCAGCAACATGAGGGTTAGTACATTTGTTGTTTACTCTCCTGTCAAGTTTACAGAATTTGCTTTAATTAGAGGGAAGTGAGAATAATGGAAATCACTATATATGACTGTGCTGTCATTG
The window above is part of the Chanodichthys erythropterus isolate Z2021 chromosome 3, ASM2448905v1, whole genome shotgun sequence genome. Proteins encoded here:
- the LOC137014247 gene encoding putative nuclease HARBI1; protein product: MTTRTNRYLQLNERVPVLDRLFDGTSDLKADFRVSRQSLFSLIQILRRPSDQGWRLEIQVSVFVYWLASATSYRLVANTFHIPRATVHRIVHRIAKAILGLLDVIVTFPRPEDLPVIGQGFAALTGSPVFQNAVGSIDGCQVRIKTPSEDVVCYLNRKLFHSINLQAMCDHKMRFLDIFVGYPGSVHDSRVLKNSPFFTQQKYPPQGYYILADGGYPCLSQPVTIITPYREPVNDPAKRRFNRVFSRGRCIIERAFGVMKSRWRSIFFKALEVHHTFAPKVIACCCVLHNICIDNRDTVEIEETPDSNDDGGTVDEPEGHWSGENLRGRLVAELSGHHNEHNYCACKCE